One stretch of Phycisphaerae bacterium DNA includes these proteins:
- a CDS encoding GHKL domain-containing protein gives MGDSLSSDRSVKDVRLLSADVFTDISRRVFQSLSLGLVVFDPQLRIVWHNPAAAFLVEGHESISTALTDGTVDASYQDWTRVLREVIDAGRQRRFDQVVCHSRRSGASGEMLLNLQFIPLTEGGDVPITGGTLVIEDVTAAVSMEKRLAVSERMAAVGKLAARVAHELNNPLDGIMRYLNLVKRAAATGAGDKLNDYLDRARGGLIRMTDIVRDLVEFSRSAYTAFNDAGINTIVEEAVKVMSDKAIQSGVSIVCQLEEGLPAIHGTSLFQVFCNMIKNAVDAMPEGGTLTVATRTVDRHVIIRFEDTGIGLPEEMGRIFEPFFTTKEPGKGTGLGLAICKDIIEKYNGRIVPERREGAGTVFTIQIPLESCSPQRSSSPLAVPPGGEQVTLGGVGGQKSAPRDADPGRSTGRQDE, from the coding sequence TATCGTTGGGGCTGGTGGTCTTCGATCCTCAGCTTCGGATTGTCTGGCACAATCCGGCGGCTGCGTTTCTGGTTGAAGGTCACGAGTCGATCAGTACGGCGTTGACGGACGGGACGGTGGATGCTTCGTATCAGGACTGGACTCGGGTTCTGCGTGAAGTGATTGACGCGGGGCGGCAGCGGCGGTTCGACCAGGTGGTATGCCACAGTCGGCGGAGTGGGGCGTCTGGCGAGATGCTCCTGAACCTGCAGTTTATTCCGCTGACTGAGGGTGGTGACGTGCCGATCACCGGCGGCACGCTGGTGATTGAGGATGTGACGGCGGCGGTGAGCATGGAGAAGCGGCTGGCGGTTTCGGAGCGGATGGCCGCCGTGGGCAAGCTGGCGGCTCGGGTGGCTCACGAGTTGAACAATCCCCTGGACGGGATCATGCGTTATCTGAATCTGGTGAAGCGGGCGGCGGCGACCGGTGCCGGGGACAAGCTGAACGACTACCTGGATCGAGCTCGAGGCGGTCTGATTCGGATGACGGACATTGTCCGGGACCTGGTGGAGTTTTCCCGAAGCGCGTATACCGCCTTCAATGATGCGGGCATCAACACCATTGTTGAGGAAGCGGTGAAGGTCATGTCGGACAAGGCGATCCAGAGCGGGGTGTCGATCGTCTGCCAGCTCGAGGAGGGTTTGCCAGCGATTCACGGCACGAGCCTCTTTCAGGTCTTCTGCAACATGATCAAGAACGCAGTGGACGCGATGCCGGAGGGTGGCACGCTCACCGTGGCGACCCGGACGGTCGATCGCCACGTGATCATCCGGTTCGAGGACACCGGGATCGGGCTGCCTGAAGAGATGGGCAGAATATTTGAGCCCTTTTTCACCACCAAGGAGCCCGGCAAGGGTACGGGCCTGGGGCTCGCGATCTGTAAGGACATCATCGAGAAATACAACGGTCGGATCGTTCCTGAAAGGCGGGAGGGGGCGGGGACGGTGTTCACCATCCAGATCCCCCTGGAGAGCTGTTCGCCGCAGCGTTCGTCGAGCCCGCTGGCGGTTCCGCCGGGCGGCGAGCAGGTCACGCTTGGCGGGGTGGGCGGCCAGAAGTCGGCGCCGCGTGACGCAGACCCGGGCCGATCCACGGGAAGGCAGGATGAATGA